CATAACCGGACGGAGAGAAAAAAGTAAGCAATATCTTATAATTCGGATATTTTTCCCGAATCATTTCTATCAAGGGACGTCCCTGCTCGAACTCACCAAGCGAAGCGGCATGGAACCAGATATACTGCTCCCCTTTCTCCACCTGTTGGCGTAGAAGTTCATATACCACCCAATGCCCTTTCATCATCTTCCGGGGCTTGCGGCTAAACGGAGCAGCCAAATGGACGAAAAAGTCATAAATGACTATTGCCAGGTTGTAAAGCATAGTACTATGTATGTCGATTACTTCAAAACCTCTACCGCCCGTTTCATACGAGCCACAGTCTCTTCCTTACCCAATACCCAGGAAATGTCGAACATGTGCGGGCCTTTGCCTTCGCCTACCAGAGTCAGACGGAAAGCATTCATGATATTACCTGTATGATAACCTTTTTCCGCAATCCAGTCCATTACGACCTTTTCCTGCCCTTCAATACTAAAATCTTCAATGCCGGCAATTACTTCCGCCAATTCGGTCATACACTTAGCCGAATCTTCTTTCCAACGTTTCTTTACTGTCTTTTCATCATATTCGGTAGGAGCCACAAAGAAGAAGCTGCATGTCTCCCACAGTTCCTTTACGAAACTTACGCGGTCTTTCATCATCCCGACCACAGTAACAACCTTCTCGAAAGGAGCCTCCACACCGTGTTCTTTCAATACAGGCACAAACAGTTCGGCAATCTCTTCATTCGGTTTCTGCTGGATATACTGGTGGTTGAACCAAATACCTTTCTTATAATCAAATTTAGCACCCGACTTACTGCAACGGTGCAAGTCGAATAACTTTATAAGTTCGTCCATTGACATCACTTCCTGATCGTTACCCGGATTCCAGCCAAGCAAAGCAAGGAAATTGATGACAGCTTCAGGCAAATAACCGGATTCACGATAACCGGAAGAAACCTCTCCCGATTTCGGATCATGCCATTCCAACGGGAATACGGGGAATCCCAGACGGTCACCGTCACGCTTGCTCAGTTTGCCGTTGCCTTCCGGCTTCAAGAGCAGAGGCAGGTGAGCAAATTCCGGCATGGTATCTTCCCAGCCGAAAGCACGGTACAACAGTACGTGCAGCGGAGCGGAAGGCAACCATTCTTCCCCACGGATCACATGGGAAACCTCCATTAAATGATCGTCCACGATGTTAGCAAGGTGGTAGGTAGGCAGTTCATCGGCCGATTTATAAAGAACCTTATCATCCAGAATAGATGAGTTGATAATCACTTCACCACGGATCAAGTCGTTCACACGAACATCTTCGTTCGGTTCAATCTTGAAACGGACTACATATTGCTTGCCTTCCGCAATCAGTGCATCCACTTCTTCCTTCGGCATAGTCAGTGAATTGCGCATCATCCCTCGGGTAGATGCGTCATATTGGAAGTTAGCAATTTCCGCACGCTTGGCGTCCAGTTCCTCCGGGGTATCAAAGGCGATGTATGCTTTTCCATTCTCCAGCAGAACCTCTACATATTTCTTATAGATTTCGCGGCGTTCCGACTGACGGTACGGGCCATGTTCCCCACCGAAGCTCACACCTTCGTCAAAGTGGATACCCAACCACTTGAAAGATTCGAGTATATACTCTTCCGCTCCCGGAACAAACCGGTGAGAGTCAGTATCTTCTATACGAAATATCAGGTCTCCGTCGTGTTGACGCGCAAATAGATAATTATACAAAGCTGTACGCACACCACCGATGTGCAGTGCTCCCGTAGGACTCGGAGCAAAACGAACTCTTACTTTTCTTTCTGCCATAATTTGGGTTAGTATAGGTAAATCGTGGCAAAATTAAACCTTTTTTTCCACACTATTGTTTTTTTTTGTACTTTTCGCAAAAATTTCAATGCGTATGGAACATTTGAAGAAGAAAAAGAGTTTCTCATGGAGAGATTTGCTATATAAATCACTGCTATTTGTGGCTACTGTGGCACTGATTGTTTATTTCTTACCGCGCGACGGGAAGTTCAACTACCAGTTTGATATAAACAAACCCTGGAAGTACGGGCAGTTGATAGCTACTTTCGATTTTCCTATCTATAAAGACGAGGCGGTGGTGAAGCGCGAACAAGACAGTCTGTTAGTTCTTTTCCAACCTTACTACGAGCTCGACAAGAAGATAGAAAAGGACGCCATCAGCAAATTGAAGGAGAACTATCATACGAACCTGAAAGGGATCCTTCCATCCATAGATTACCTGCGGTATATCGAACGCACGCTCAAAGAAATCTATCAGGCAGGGATTGTATCGACAGAAAACATACAGCAACTGCAAAAAGACAGCACTTCGTCTATCATGGTTATAGACGACAAGCTAGCCAACCCGCATCCCACCGAGGAGATTTACACGGTGAAGAAGGCTTACGAATACCTGCTTTCGGCTGACTCTACCCATTTCAACCGGGATATTCTAAGACAATGTTCGTTGAACGAATACATCACTCCCAACCTCACTTTTGACGAACAACGCACCCAGACTGCCAAAGAAGAAATGCTGAACAACTATTCCTGGGCGAACGGGCTGGTAGTCAGCGGACAAAAGATTATCGACCGGGGAGAGATCATCAGCCCGGAAACTTATAATATTCTGGAATCACTGCGGAAAGAATCCATTAAGCGGAATGAGTCAATGGGGCAAAGCCGCCTGATTCTCGGAGGGCAGATTCTGTTTGTGGGTATGCTGATGTTGTGTTTCATGCTTTATCTTGATTTATTCCGGAAAGACTATTATCAACGGAAGGGCAGTTTGTCGCTGCTGTTCACTTTGATTGTATTTTACAGTATAGTCACGGCTTTCATGGTCACACACAATATATTCAATGTGTATATCATCCCCTATGCGATGTTGCCGATCATTATTCGTGTGTTCCTCGATTCAAGGACCGCTTTCCTGACACACGTCATCACGATATTAATATGCTCCATATCCCTACGCTTCCCGCATGAATTTATCCTGACCCAGTTGGCGGCGGGACTGGTTGCGATATTCAGTTTAAGGGAATTATCCCAAAGATCCCAACTTTTCCGGACGGCGCTATTAGTCATATTGACTTATGCCGCCATTTACTTTGCCTTCGAGTTAATGACGGAGAACGGGCTTTCCAATGACTTCTCGAAACTGAATTTGCGGATGTACACCTATTTTATAATAAATGGAGTTCTGCTATTATTCGCTTATCCGCTGTTGTTCCTGTTGGAAAAAACATTCGGATTTACCTCCAATGTCACTTTGGTGGAATTATCGAATATCAATAATGACTTACTGCGCCAGATGTCCGAGACGGTACCGGGAACTTTCCAGCACTCCATGCAGGTAGCCAATCTTGCGGCAGAAGCAGCTATCCGCGTCGGTGCGAAAAGCCAGCTCGTACGTACGGGAGCTTTGTATCACGATATCGGAAAAATGGAGAATCCGGCTTTCTTCACCGAGAACCAGTCGGGAGGGGTCAATCCGCACAAGAACCTGAGCTACGAACAGAGTGCACAGGTCGTGATCAGTCATGTCACGGACGGATTAAAACTAGCCGACAAACACAATCTGCCTAAAGCCGTCAAAGACTTTATCAGTACGCATCATGGACGGGGGAAAACAAAATATTTCTATATCTCGTGGAAAAACGAACATCCGGACGAGGAGCCGAACGAAGAATTATTCACTTATCCCGGTCCGAACCCGTTTACTAAAGAACAGGCCATCCTGATGATGGCGGATGCCGTAGAAGCAGCTTCACGCAGTCTGCCTGAATATACGGAAGAAAGTATAAGTAACCTGGTCGACAAGATTATTGACTCCCAGGTTACAGAGGGCTACTTCAAGGAATGCCCTATTACTTTCAAAGATATTGCCACAATAAAAACTGTATTCAAAGAAAAACTAAAGATTGCTTATCATACCCGGATCAGTTATCCTGAGTTAAAGAAATAAGCAGGCCGGAACAGGCATCTTCCAAAATATCCAGCACATACTCGAAACCTTCGGCCCCACCATAGTAGGGGTCGGGGACATGATCTGCGGGGATACGGTTGCAATATTCCGTCATGCGGTGAATCTTCTTCCATTCTTCGGGAGAGGGAGCTTTATCTTTCAGGTCCTCAATATTACGGTCATCCATACCGATAATCAGATCAAAATTATAAAAGTCCTCTGTTCGTACCGGGCGTGAACGATGCACCAGTTGATACCCCCGACGGGCAGCGTGGGCACGCATCCGGCTGTCCGGCAATTCTCCCTGATGGTAAGACAGGATTCCGGCGGAGTCTATCACAAACTCTTTCTCCAGTCCCGCCTCCTCTATTAAATGAAGCATTACACCCTCTGCCGTAGAACTACGGCAGATATTTCCCAAGCAAACAAATAATATTTTCTTCATAATAAACTTTTAATACTTGACAATATGCCACAAGGAAACCTTGCTCCGGTGTTACGCCGGTTAGAATGAGTTCAAAATCTGATTCGCCCGGTTCACGGTGACAGCTGCCGGGATCTCCGGCATATCCCCCAAGTTGAACGGAGCCAGCATTTTCTCAATCTTCTTCAGTCCGGCTTTATTTCCGTTCTTCTCAAATTCCTGACGAAGAATATTTATTTTCTCATGTGCTTGTACTCCTTCGATCAAACGTTCGAAACGGATACAGCTACGTGCTCCGGGGTATGCCAGATAAGTATCTCCGGCTGCCCAGGTACGGAAACGGGAATCGAGCAACGGCTCCAACGGCCAACTGTTGTACGCCCAACGCAGATAACCGTCCAGATGCTTCTTTGAAGAATAGAAACTCATCCAGGCAGCTTCGGCCGGGTCGGAGAAAGTAAACGTATTGGGGTGTGCTTCCGTGCAGCAAGTATAATAGGTAGTGCGCTTATTCTCGGCTTTACGGCGGAGACGTACATCTTCGGGATAGTTCTGACCGATCACAATGCAATAATCATACAAATCCGGCTCAATTTCCGCATGATAATTTCCAGCCAGTGAAACTTTAAAATCCGGATCAGCCTTACGAATCACTTTCAGAGTCTTCTGCATTACGTCCATTGGGCGCTCATCCATAGCAATCGTACAAATATCAAACCAGCCTTTTTCTTTGAGGTGTTTTGCAAAAGAAGTAAGCATTGCCACCCACATTTCTTCATAAGCCTGTTCGCCCGGTGCGGTCTTCACAAATTTCAACGAGTTCGTAGCCTGGTCGTAATACTGGAAAGACAGTTTCCAGGGAACCATTGAATAACAGTTTATCTGCTTGTCAATGCCGACACTCATCATAAATTCCACCCAACGGTCAAAAATGGTATAGTCAAACGTCCACGTACCGTCTGCACGTTTTATCCAAGTCACCATTGTGTCGAAATAATCTTCCGTCTGCCCGTTCCAGGGTTTATGAGTCAAAGTAGCCGTAATAATCTTCTGCCCGGCATTTGCCAGCATTTTCATCAGAGGACGCATAGCGTCCAGATGCTCCTGGCTCCATAAAGGCACCTGATAATAACGGGCTACGGCATACGGGCTTTGCCACAAATCCAGATGAAAAGCCCATTCCGAGGGTTGGGGAAGTACGCGGGAAGAAACCGTAATCTCAAGATTGAGGCGCTGTAACAGATTCGAGCCGTCGTTAACCAATAACTGTCCTTTATAAGTTCCGGGAACCGCAGACTGGGGAATCCAACATTGTACCCAGATAGGCTGAACAGTACGAGCAGGCAAAGCCATCGTTTTCAGTTCCGAGTCAATCGGATCGGCTACCAATAGAGAGTCAAAGTCCACCGACTTCCGATAGCCGCACGCACCTCTTCCGTCTTTGTTCAGTTCGTCCGTCATGACGTAGCGGACAAAGCTGGCTGTCAACGCATCTCCCGAAAGAGAGTTCCCCTTCTTATCCTTAAAATCGGTAAAGCTGAAATTCAAGTCCTTCAGCTCCGTGCCTGTCCACACGACCGCTTGGGCATTCACACGTTCGCCGCGCCAGCCTTTCAGAGAGGTGTTCGTGGTTTTCTTCAAAGCCGGAAGCTGATGTTTCGCGTAGCGGACATCAATTGTTCCCCACGACACTTGCGGTGCCGTGACTGCCGCCCATTCTTTTTCGGAAGGTGCCGCAGGGTCGGGCAATTCCTGATAAGCCTGTAAAGGGAACTTCGGTTGTCCTGTCGGAACGCCGCACTGGGTTACTCCTTGCTGGGCAAACACAGAACCCATGCTAAGGAAACAAGTCAGAGAAAAAATTGTAAATCGTTTCATGGTTAGTTAATTAAATTAATACAAGGTTTATTAATAAGGGGGAATAATTTCTTTTATCACATAGGGTCTACATCATAGTAGACTATCAGGGACTTATAACGCTCATCTTCTATCATCTCCCGTTGAATGCGCAAAAGCAGTTCCCGGGCACGCCCCATTGGGGCATTCTGTTCTATCTTCACAACGATCTTTTTGATGAACAGTGTCTGGATACGGGCAACAGGAGGTTTATCCGGTCCCAGCACCCGGTTGCCGAATACTGCCCTCAACTTGCCGGCCATTACCGCCGCCATTTGATCCAGCAACGACTCATTATGATTTTTCAGATAAACATATACCAGGCGATAATAAGGAGGATAGTGGAACATCTGACGCTCCGCCAGTTGCCCGCCTACCATATCTTCATAGTCATTGGCAATCACCTGATGAATAATAGGGTGGTCGATACTCTTGGTCTGGAGTATCACACGTCCGCGTTTATTCTTACGCCCGGCGCGTCCCGCTACTTGTGCCATTAGCTGGAAGGCACGTTCGTAAGAACGGAAATCGGGATAATTCAACATCGTATCGGCATTCAGTATTCCGACGATACTTACATGGTCGAAGTCCAAACCCTTCGACACCATTTGCGTACCGATCAGAATATCGGTCTTTCCCTGTTCAAAGTCTGCAATAATCTTTTCGTAAGCAGAGCGGGTGCGGGTGGTATCCAAATCCATACGCGCCACGGCTGCTTCGGGGAAAAGGATTTTGATGTCGTCCTCAATCTTTTCCGTACCAAAGCCGCGGTTCACCAGTTCCGTACCTTCGCAAGCGGGACAGGCCTTCGGAAGTTGATAGGTATAGCCGCAATAGTGGCAGGTCAGTTGATTGATTCCTTTGTGGTAAGTCAGGCTCACATCACAGTTTTTGCACTTCGGCACCCAGCCGCAAGTACGGCATTCTATCATGGGAGCGAAGCCGCGACGGTTCTGGAAAAGAATCACCTGTTCCTTCTGTTCCAGGGCTTCTTTCATATATTGTACCAGCAAAGGCGAGAACTGTCCGACCATTCGTTTCTTACGGTGCAGTTCCTTGATATCTACCGGGATAATCTCCGGCAACTGAATCTCTTTATAGCGTTCTTTCAGTTGGACAAAGCCGTATTTTCCGTCCGTCGCGTTCTGCCATGTCTCGATAGAAGGAGTAGCCGTTCCCAACAGTGTTTTAGCTCCATACATGGCAGCCAGTACAATAGCTGCGCTACGTGCATGATAACGGGGAGCAGGGTCTTGCTGCTTATAAGTATTCTCGTGTTCCTCGTCCACAATCACCAGTCCCAGGTTCCGGAAAGGGAGGAAAACGGAAGAACGGACTCCCAAAATAATATCATAACCATTTTCTCCCAACTGTTTCCGCCATATCTCCACCCGTTCGGCGTCGGGAAACTTAGAGTGATAAATGCCCAGCCGAGAGCCGAAAACCCGTTGCAGACGTTCTGTAATCTGGGTAGTCAGGGCAATCTCAGGCAACAAATACAATACTTGCTTTCCC
The nucleotide sequence above comes from Bacteroides caccae. Encoded proteins:
- a CDS encoding DUF4091 domain-containing protein, with amino-acid sequence MKRFTIFSLTCFLSMGSVFAQQGVTQCGVPTGQPKFPLQAYQELPDPAAPSEKEWAAVTAPQVSWGTIDVRYAKHQLPALKKTTNTSLKGWRGERVNAQAVVWTGTELKDLNFSFTDFKDKKGNSLSGDALTASFVRYVMTDELNKDGRGACGYRKSVDFDSLLVADPIDSELKTMALPARTVQPIWVQCWIPQSAVPGTYKGQLLVNDGSNLLQRLNLEITVSSRVLPQPSEWAFHLDLWQSPYAVARYYQVPLWSQEHLDAMRPLMKMLANAGQKIITATLTHKPWNGQTEDYFDTMVTWIKRADGTWTFDYTIFDRWVEFMMSVGIDKQINCYSMVPWKLSFQYYDQATNSLKFVKTAPGEQAYEEMWVAMLTSFAKHLKEKGWFDICTIAMDERPMDVMQKTLKVIRKADPDFKVSLAGNYHAEIEPDLYDYCIVIGQNYPEDVRLRRKAENKRTTYYTCCTEAHPNTFTFSDPAEAAWMSFYSSKKHLDGYLRWAYNSWPLEPLLDSRFRTWAAGDTYLAYPGARSCIRFERLIEGVQAHEKINILRQEFEKNGNKAGLKKIEKMLAPFNLGDMPEIPAAVTVNRANQILNSF
- the gltX gene encoding glutamate--tRNA ligase, whose product is MAERKVRVRFAPSPTGALHIGGVRTALYNYLFARQHDGDLIFRIEDTDSHRFVPGAEEYILESFKWLGIHFDEGVSFGGEHGPYRQSERREIYKKYVEVLLENGKAYIAFDTPEELDAKRAEIANFQYDASTRGMMRNSLTMPKEEVDALIAEGKQYVVRFKIEPNEDVRVNDLIRGEVIINSSILDDKVLYKSADELPTYHLANIVDDHLMEVSHVIRGEEWLPSAPLHVLLYRAFGWEDTMPEFAHLPLLLKPEGNGKLSKRDGDRLGFPVFPLEWHDPKSGEVSSGYRESGYLPEAVINFLALLGWNPGNDQEVMSMDELIKLFDLHRCSKSGAKFDYKKGIWFNHQYIQQKPNEEIAELFVPVLKEHGVEAPFEKVVTVVGMMKDRVSFVKELWETCSFFFVAPTEYDEKTVKKRWKEDSAKCMTELAEVIAGIEDFSIEGQEKVVMDWIAEKGYHTGNIMNAFRLTLVGEGKGPHMFDISWVLGKEETVARMKRAVEVLK
- a CDS encoding HD family phosphohydrolase, whose protein sequence is MEHLKKKKSFSWRDLLYKSLLFVATVALIVYFLPRDGKFNYQFDINKPWKYGQLIATFDFPIYKDEAVVKREQDSLLVLFQPYYELDKKIEKDAISKLKENYHTNLKGILPSIDYLRYIERTLKEIYQAGIVSTENIQQLQKDSTSSIMVIDDKLANPHPTEEIYTVKKAYEYLLSADSTHFNRDILRQCSLNEYITPNLTFDEQRTQTAKEEMLNNYSWANGLVVSGQKIIDRGEIISPETYNILESLRKESIKRNESMGQSRLILGGQILFVGMLMLCFMLYLDLFRKDYYQRKGSLSLLFTLIVFYSIVTAFMVTHNIFNVYIIPYAMLPIIIRVFLDSRTAFLTHVITILICSISLRFPHEFILTQLAAGLVAIFSLRELSQRSQLFRTALLVILTYAAIYFAFELMTENGLSNDFSKLNLRMYTYFIINGVLLLFAYPLLFLLEKTFGFTSNVTLVELSNINNDLLRQMSETVPGTFQHSMQVANLAAEAAIRVGAKSQLVRTGALYHDIGKMENPAFFTENQSGGVNPHKNLSYEQSAQVVISHVTDGLKLADKHNLPKAVKDFISTHHGRGKTKYFYISWKNEHPDEEPNEELFTYPGPNPFTKEQAILMMADAVEAASRSLPEYTEESISNLVDKIIDSQVTEGYFKECPITFKDIATIKTVFKEKLKIAYHTRISYPELKK
- a CDS encoding low molecular weight protein-tyrosine-phosphatase encodes the protein MKKILFVCLGNICRSSTAEGVMLHLIEEAGLEKEFVIDSAGILSYHQGELPDSRMRAHAARRGYQLVHRSRPVRTEDFYNFDLIIGMDDRNIEDLKDKAPSPEEWKKIHRMTEYCNRIPADHVPDPYYGGAEGFEYVLDILEDACSGLLISLTQDN
- the priA gene encoding replication restart helicase PriA; translation: MKKYVDVILPLPLPKSFTYSLPDECAEEVKIGCRVVVPFGRKKFYTAIVLNVHYCAPTEYEVKDISALLDASPILLPVQFKFWEWIADYYLCTQGDVYKAALPSGLKLESETIVEYNPDFEADAPLPEREQRILDLLAVDAQQCVTKLEKESGIKNILTVIKSLLDKEAIFVKEELRRTYKPKTEARVRLAGSADEKRLHILFDILSRAPKQLALLMKYVECSGILGNEVPKEVSKKELLQRANVSPSILNGLVEKKIFEIYHHEIGRLNQQVKEVVELNTLNEFQQRAHDEIVQSFREKNVCLLHGVTSSGKTEVYIHLIEETIRQGKQVLYLLPEIALTTQITERLQRVFGSRLGIYHSKFPDAERVEIWRKQLGENGYDIILGVRSSVFLPFRNLGLVIVDEEHENTYKQQDPAPRYHARSAAIVLAAMYGAKTLLGTATPSIETWQNATDGKYGFVQLKERYKEIQLPEIIPVDIKELHRKKRMVGQFSPLLVQYMKEALEQKEQVILFQNRRGFAPMIECRTCGWVPKCKNCDVSLTYHKGINQLTCHYCGYTYQLPKACPACEGTELVNRGFGTEKIEDDIKILFPEAAVARMDLDTTRTRSAYEKIIADFEQGKTDILIGTQMVSKGLDFDHVSIVGILNADTMLNYPDFRSYERAFQLMAQVAGRAGRKNKRGRVILQTKSIDHPIIHQVIANDYEDMVGGQLAERQMFHYPPYYRLVYVYLKNHNESLLDQMAAVMAGKLRAVFGNRVLGPDKPPVARIQTLFIKKIVVKIEQNAPMGRARELLLRIQREMIEDERYKSLIVYYDVDPM